Proteins co-encoded in one Salvia miltiorrhiza cultivar Shanhuang (shh) unplaced genomic scaffold, IMPLAD_Smil_shh original_scaffold_399, whole genome shotgun sequence genomic window:
- the LOC131004445 gene encoding 28 kDa ribonucleoprotein, chloroplastic-like, with product MAFAAKSTNGCLASSLPSLFTDSKASYSHPFPSIRIKPIKLQISCSCASSIPLSPILRVSVIAAQQEEDSPVLLEEQDGRDFSWAEAPDSGETDVFVEPPEEAKLYVGNLPYDVDGVSLAQIFKGAGTVEIVNIICNRETEQSRGFGFVTMSSVVEAEKAVEMFNRYDLNGRLLTVSKAAKRGSKPPARYRIYVGNLPWSVDDARLQQVFSEYGKVVSARVLTDRENGRSRGFGFVVMSSEAELNDAIANLDGMSLDGRAIRVNVAADEPPGNGI from the exons ATGGCTTTTGCTGCAAAATCTACAAATGGCTGCCTAGCTTCTTCACTCCCATCACTCTTCACAGATTCAAAAGCTTCATACTCACACCCATTTCCGTCAATCCGCATCAAACCCATCAAATTACAAATTTCTTGCTCTTGCGCTTCCTCAATTCCACTATCACCTATTTTGAGGGTTTCTGTCATCGCCGCTCAGCAAGAAGAGGACAGCCCTGTTCTCCTCGAGGAGCAAGACGGCAGAGATTTCAGCTGGGCTGAAGCTCCCGACAGCGGAGAGACTGATGTGTTCGTTGAGCCGCCGGAGGAAGCCAAATTGTATGTGGGGAATTTGCCGTACGACGTCGACGGTGT TAGTCTGGCTCAGATTTTCAAGGGGGCTGGCACTGTGGAAATTGTTAAT ATTATTTGCAATAGGGAGACTGAGCAGAGTAGAGGGTTCGGGTTCGTGACGATGAGTAGTGTGGTAGAAGCTGAGAAAGCTGTGGAAATGTTCAATCGTTAT GATCTCAATGGCCGATTGCTGACTGTTAGTAAAGCAGCTAAAAGAGGATCAAAGCCCCCTGCTCGTTACAGGATATACGTAGGTAACTTGCCTTGGAGTGTGGATGATGCACGTCTTCAGCAGGTGTTCAGTGAGTACGGTAAAGTTGTGAGTGCTCGTGTGCTCACTGATAGAGAGAATGGAAGATCTCGTGGTTTTGGCTTTGTAGTGATGTCAAGTGAAGCGGAATTGAATGATGCCATTGCCAACCTTGATGGAATG AGTTTGGATGGTAGAGCAATCAGGGTCAATGTCGCTGCAGATGAACCGCCAGGCAACGGTATTTGA
- the LOC131004446 gene encoding protein-L-isoaspartate O-methyltransferase 1-like — translation MEQYWRGSSINKEGMVQHLQSYGIIKSKKVAEVMETIDRGLFVPEGTPPYVDSPMQIGYNATISAPHMHAMCLELLENHLKPGMHALDVGSGTGYLTACFAVMVGAQGRTVGVEHIPELAEFSIKNIEKSAAAPLFKEGSFSIHVADGRQGWPEFAPYDAIHVGAAAPEIPPALIEQLKPGGRLVIPVGNVSQELKVVDKNADSTLNIQSETAVRYVPLTSREAQLQGR, via the exons ATGGAG CAATACTGGAGAGGAAGCAGTATCAATAAGGAGGGAATGGTGCAGCACTTGCAGAGTTATGGGATTATAAAATCAAAGAAAGTGGCAGAAGTGATGGAAACCATTGACAGGGGTTTGTTTGTTCCAGAGGGCACACCCCCATATGTTGATAGTCCTATGCAGATCGGCTACAACGCCACTATCTCCGCACCTCACATGCACGCCATGTGCCTCGAGCTGTTGGAGAACCATCTCAAACCCGGCATGCATGCTTTGGATGTTGGCTCTG GAACGGGTTATTTGACTGCTTGTTTTGCTGTAATGGTGGGAGCACAAGGCCGTACCGTTGGCGTCGAGCATATTCCTGAATTGGCTGAATTTTCAATCAAGAATATAGAGAAGAGTGCTGCAGCTCCGCTGTTTAAAGAAGGATCATTCTCGATTCATGTTGCTG ATGGCAGGCAGGGATGGCCGGAGTTTGCGCCTTATGACGCCATCCACGTCGGAGCTGCCGCACCAGAAATCCCACCAGCGCTTATCGAACAACTGAAACCCGGTGGCAGATTGGTTATCCCTGTCGGGAACGTCTCCCAGGAACTGAAAGTTGTGGACAAGAACGCAGACAGCACACTCAACATTCAGAGCGAGACGGCTGTTCGGTACGTGCCGCTGACTAGTCGAGAAGCGCAACTCCAGGGGCGATAA